In the genome of Streptomyces sp. NBC_00190, one region contains:
- a CDS encoding magnesium and cobalt transport protein CorA, with the protein MIVDCAHYRDGRRQHEGAMPLEQAAAQCRQGGFVWLGIFEPGPEELARVREIFGLHELAVEDARTFHLRPKAEQYEDGTELIILRTARYDDEREEIDTGEISIFLAEHFVITVRQGIASELHGARSRLEGRPELLKTGSAATLWAILDQVVDSYAPVVGELERDIEQIEATVFSGAIAPTERIYFLRREATDFYRAVHPLLAVLARRLQSGKSPPALLPYFRDVHDHLLLVNEEVAAQRDLLTTVLEANIAVISVEQNKINLRQSATMERLTILASVFLPLSFVVGFFGQNFAWLISHISSFTAFLTLTVVGLLLPCLMLYVWLRRRRSHPTPPMPEVGDAVPRAPAAFTR; encoded by the coding sequence ATGATCGTCGACTGCGCACACTACCGGGACGGGCGTCGGCAGCACGAGGGCGCGATGCCCCTGGAGCAGGCCGCCGCCCAGTGCAGGCAGGGCGGATTCGTGTGGCTGGGCATCTTCGAACCGGGGCCGGAGGAGCTGGCCCGGGTCCGGGAAATCTTCGGGCTGCACGAGCTCGCCGTCGAGGACGCCCGTACCTTCCACCTGCGGCCGAAGGCCGAGCAGTACGAGGACGGCACCGAACTGATCATCCTGCGCACGGCACGTTACGACGACGAGCGCGAGGAGATCGACACCGGCGAGATCAGCATCTTCCTCGCCGAGCACTTCGTGATCACCGTCCGCCAGGGCATCGCGAGCGAGCTGCACGGTGCCCGAAGCCGACTCGAAGGTCGCCCCGAACTGCTCAAGACCGGCAGTGCCGCCACGCTGTGGGCGATCCTCGACCAGGTCGTCGACAGCTACGCCCCAGTCGTCGGGGAACTCGAACGCGACATCGAGCAGATCGAGGCCACGGTGTTCTCCGGGGCGATCGCCCCGACCGAACGGATCTACTTCCTGCGCCGTGAGGCCACGGACTTCTACCGTGCCGTACACCCGCTGCTCGCCGTGCTCGCCCGGCGGCTGCAGTCCGGCAAGTCACCGCCCGCGCTCCTGCCGTACTTCCGAGACGTGCACGACCACCTGCTGCTGGTCAATGAGGAGGTCGCTGCCCAACGCGACCTTCTGACCACCGTCCTGGAAGCGAACATCGCGGTGATCTCCGTCGAGCAGAACAAGATCAACCTTCGGCAGAGCGCCACGATGGAGAGACTCACGATCCTCGCGAGCGTGTTCCTCCCGCTGTCCTTCGTGGTCGGCTTCTTCGGGCAGAACTTCGCGTGGCTCATCAGCCACATCAGCAGCTTCACGGCGTTCCTCACGCTCACCGTCGTCGGACTGCTGCTGCCGTGCCTGATGCTCTACGTCTGGCTGCGCCGACGGCGCAGCCACCCGACACCGCCGATGCCGGAAGTGGGTGACGCCGTCCCGAGAGCCCCGGCAGCCTTCACGAGGTGA
- a CDS encoding CAP domain-containing protein, whose product MQKHRKRKQYKKISIAAVTLGIVGIPTAAIACWDTQETGTTRASERQSAPASPSAPSPVASIQNQAAPVATPTGTPEPTGQPTQDPQTAKPSTAATQPPRETQSAKPAPAPARPKPPVTSKPPSPPTAAPSGPAAEVVALVNKERAKAGCSALTVNDKLTAAALNHSKDMAAHSNMSHTGSDGSDPGARITRAGYAWMTYGENVAYGYSTPEQVMIGWMNSPGHRENILNCAFKEIGVGLAQPNSYWTQDFGAAR is encoded by the coding sequence ATGCAGAAGCACCGCAAGAGGAAGCAATACAAGAAGATATCGATCGCCGCCGTCACCCTGGGCATCGTGGGCATACCCACCGCCGCGATCGCATGCTGGGACACCCAGGAGACGGGTACGACGAGGGCCTCCGAGAGGCAGAGCGCACCCGCCTCGCCCAGCGCACCTTCGCCCGTCGCGTCGATCCAGAACCAGGCGGCACCCGTGGCCACCCCGACCGGGACGCCCGAGCCGACCGGGCAGCCGACGCAGGATCCGCAGACGGCGAAGCCCTCCACCGCGGCGACCCAGCCGCCCCGGGAGACACAGTCCGCCAAGCCGGCCCCGGCCCCGGCCCGGCCGAAGCCTCCGGTCACCTCGAAGCCCCCGAGCCCCCCGACCGCCGCGCCCTCCGGCCCTGCCGCCGAGGTGGTGGCCCTCGTGAACAAGGAGCGCGCCAAGGCCGGGTGCTCGGCCCTCACCGTCAATGACAAGCTGACGGCTGCCGCGCTGAACCACAGCAAGGACATGGCCGCGCACTCCAACATGTCGCACACCGGATCCGACGGCTCGGACCCGGGCGCGCGCATCACCCGCGCCGGCTACGCCTGGATGACCTACGGCGAGAACGTCGCGTACGGCTACAGCACGCCCGAGCAGGTCATGATCGGCTGGATGAACAGCCCTGGGCACAGGGAGAACATCCTCAACTGCGCGTTCAAGGAGATCGGCGTCGGCCTCGCACAGCCGAACTCCTACTGGACCCAGGACTTCGGCGCGGCCCGCTGA
- a CDS encoding VOC family protein: MLTVLPIRYVADVEASRDFYAGLGLTVRQEPGAAVWVRLTAAAGAVGVHAAAVSQGRPPGATELGFATDEPLEEVAQRLRRSGYPYELVEENFGRSIRVTDPDGVVVQIQQIDPDTVRRSAEAMTGDHA; this comes from the coding sequence ATGTTGACCGTCCTTCCCATCAGGTACGTGGCCGACGTCGAGGCGTCCCGGGACTTCTACGCCGGGCTGGGGCTCACTGTCCGGCAGGAGCCCGGCGCGGCCGTCTGGGTCCGGCTGACCGCAGCCGCGGGCGCCGTCGGCGTCCATGCCGCCGCCGTCTCGCAGGGGCGGCCGCCCGGCGCCACCGAACTGGGCTTTGCGACGGATGAGCCGCTGGAGGAGGTCGCGCAGCGGCTCCGACGGAGCGGCTACCCGTACGAGCTCGTCGAGGAGAACTTCGGCCGCAGCATCCGGGTCACCGACCCGGACGGGGTCGTCGTGCAGATCCAGCAGATCGACCCGGACACCGTCCGTAGGTCGGCCGAGGCCATGACCGGCGACCACGCCTGA
- a CDS encoding DoxX family protein has translation MEPLITLVTVAGLLLLAGALGAVRFRRPTAALRGGLAAMFALTGAAHFVGMREEMVAMVPPALPAPELLVTLTGLAELACALGLLWSRTARASAAVLTALLVAMFPANVYASGGDVPWWDRLGPRTAMQALFLAATVTVLVRHGRAVAGTGPEPPRG, from the coding sequence GTGGAACCGCTCATCACACTCGTCACCGTCGCAGGCCTGCTGCTGCTCGCCGGGGCGCTCGGCGCCGTCCGGTTCCGGCGGCCGACCGCCGCCCTGAGGGGCGGTCTGGCGGCCATGTTCGCGCTCACCGGGGCCGCGCATTTCGTCGGGATGCGCGAGGAGATGGTCGCCATGGTGCCACCGGCCCTGCCGGCCCCCGAGCTGCTCGTCACGCTGACCGGCCTCGCCGAACTCGCCTGCGCGCTGGGGCTGCTGTGGTCGCGGACCGCCCGGGCCTCGGCCGCAGTACTCACCGCACTGCTGGTCGCGATGTTCCCCGCGAACGTCTACGCCTCCGGCGGCGACGTGCCCTGGTGGGACCGGCTCGGCCCCCGGACGGCCATGCAGGCCCTCTTCCTCGCGGCCACCGTGACCGTGCTGGTCCGCCACGGCCGGGCGGTCGCGGGGACCGGGCCCGAGCCCCCGCGGGGGTGA
- a CDS encoding GNAT family N-acetyltransferase, protein MTENELEDAAVASDRVTCWRGRTVSLAPLDAEDADLVHGWRSDPVAAHEIGFWPRSLSSLRERMERDRDDHERDDFMVLLPDGTPIGHTALINQDIVDGTAEVFLVMDPQYRGKSHGTDAVDALTDLAFGELPMQRLQAVTHTSNTAALNVLGKAGFVHEGVRRSACLHRGRRHDVAVLSLLRAEWEALERPKSWDL, encoded by the coding sequence GTGACTGAGAACGAGTTGGAAGACGCGGCCGTGGCATCGGACCGAGTGACGTGCTGGCGCGGACGGACGGTCAGCCTCGCACCACTCGACGCCGAAGACGCCGATCTGGTCCACGGCTGGAGGTCCGACCCGGTCGCTGCCCATGAGATCGGCTTCTGGCCGCGCTCCCTGTCCTCGCTCCGCGAGCGCATGGAGCGAGACAGGGATGATCACGAGCGGGACGACTTCATGGTCCTGCTGCCCGACGGTACGCCGATCGGCCACACCGCCCTGATCAACCAGGACATCGTCGACGGTACGGCAGAGGTCTTCCTGGTGATGGATCCGCAGTACCGGGGGAAGAGTCACGGCACCGACGCCGTGGACGCCCTGACCGACCTCGCCTTCGGTGAACTGCCCATGCAGCGCCTCCAGGCCGTCACCCACACCAGCAACACAGCCGCGCTCAACGTCCTGGGCAAGGCGGGATTCGTCCACGAGGGAGTGCGCCGCTCAGCCTGCCTGCACCGGGGGCGCCGCCACGACGTCGCCGTCCTGTCCCTGCTCCGTGCCGAGTGGGAGGCATTGGAACGCCCGAAGTCCTGGGACCTCTGA
- a CDS encoding Lrp/AsnC family transcriptional regulator, which produces MTQSVTLDALDRRLIHALQIDGRVSFSRIATVLGVPERTVARRYHRLRSALVVRVVGLVDSRRIGMLDWFVRIDCTPDAADALTAALAQRDDTSWIAPLVGGTRLTCMVRTPASGTDSGRALFDHLLRTPGVRDVEAGCVLRQVAGVGGWAGRTSALEAFEQAALLGPAPEPPGDGEAPDEASGWGEAEARLAGELARDGRADVARLAAVTGWSASTVRRRVAGLRAAGVLHFEVNVDPSHFGFPLEALLWLEVAPASLVEVTRALSRHDAVAFAAVTTGRAAVFAMVQCRDTDALYDYLADELAALPGIGRMETALVQRRAKRAGPLLVPAMAERPERRGAGRYGPGREQRR; this is translated from the coding sequence ATGACGCAATCCGTCACGCTCGACGCGCTGGACCGCCGTTTGATCCATGCTCTGCAGATCGACGGACGCGTCTCGTTCAGCAGGATCGCCACCGTGCTCGGGGTCCCGGAGCGCACCGTCGCACGCCGCTACCACCGGCTGCGGTCGGCCCTCGTGGTCCGAGTCGTCGGGCTCGTCGACAGCCGGCGGATCGGCATGCTCGACTGGTTCGTCCGCATCGACTGCACACCTGACGCCGCCGACGCGCTCACCGCCGCCCTCGCGCAGCGGGACGACACCTCGTGGATCGCTCCGCTCGTCGGCGGAACGCGGCTGACCTGCATGGTCCGCACTCCGGCCTCGGGTACGGACAGCGGGCGCGCGCTCTTCGACCATCTGCTGCGAACCCCGGGGGTACGGGATGTAGAGGCAGGCTGCGTGCTGCGCCAGGTTGCCGGTGTCGGCGGCTGGGCAGGGCGGACGAGCGCGCTGGAGGCGTTCGAGCAGGCGGCTCTGCTCGGTCCCGCGCCGGAGCCACCGGGCGACGGGGAAGCGCCCGATGAAGCGTCCGGCTGGGGCGAGGCGGAGGCACGGCTCGCCGGCGAACTGGCCCGGGACGGCCGGGCGGACGTGGCACGGCTGGCCGCCGTCACCGGCTGGTCGGCCTCGACCGTGCGCCGCCGCGTCGCCGGACTGCGGGCCGCCGGGGTGCTCCACTTCGAGGTGAACGTGGACCCGTCCCACTTCGGCTTCCCCCTGGAGGCGCTGCTGTGGCTGGAGGTGGCGCCGGCCTCGCTGGTCGAGGTGACGCGGGCGCTGTCACGGCACGACGCGGTCGCCTTCGCCGCCGTCACCACGGGCCGGGCGGCGGTCTTCGCCATGGTGCAGTGCCGTGACACCGATGCCCTCTACGACTACCTGGCCGACGAGTTGGCCGCGCTGCCGGGCATCGGCCGGATGGAGACCGCGCTGGTCCAGCGCCGCGCAAAACGGGCGGGCCCGCTCCTCGTGCCGGCGATGGCGGAACGGCCGGAACGGCGCGGTGCGGGACGGTACGGTCCGGGACGGGAACAGCGGCGCTGA
- a CDS encoding FAD-dependent monooxygenase, translating to MTQRHAVVVGAGIGGLTAAIALHRRGWHVTVCERASEPPITGAGIGLAPNALRALDAIGVDAARAAGSAVPTTMGVRRSNGQWLTRTDTADMAARYGMAPIAVPRPALTAALAASLPPEALRYGTEVTAVDDAAGRPTVRTTAGPDLPADLVVAADGIHSPLRRAYFPAHPGLHYIGETAWRTIVDAPDLRIPAMSETWGRGDRFGVTPLSDGRLYLYATAMVPAGTRSADPRAELLRRFGSWHDPIPALLDRVGRLDLADVLRNDLYDLAAPLPRLHHGRIAWLGDAAHAMAPNLGQGGCQAIEDAVILAHLLPAGDGGGSDGGDGDSTDLVPAALDAYTAARRDRTDAVRVRARRVGRLGALRNPLAVAARDLAVRATPARLALRGMDDLFNGFRLPG from the coding sequence ATGACACAACGTCACGCGGTGGTGGTCGGGGCCGGAATCGGCGGCCTCACGGCCGCCATCGCACTGCACCGGCGCGGCTGGCACGTCACCGTCTGCGAGCGCGCCTCCGAACCCCCGATCACCGGCGCCGGCATCGGCCTCGCCCCCAACGCCCTGCGCGCACTCGACGCCATAGGCGTCGACGCCGCCCGCGCCGCAGGCAGCGCCGTGCCCACAACGATGGGCGTACGGCGCTCCAACGGCCAGTGGCTCACCCGGACCGACACCGCGGACATGGCGGCCCGCTACGGCATGGCCCCGATCGCCGTCCCACGCCCGGCGCTCACCGCCGCTCTGGCCGCCTCCCTTCCGCCGGAGGCCCTTCGCTACGGCACCGAGGTGACCGCCGTCGACGACGCCGCGGGCCGCCCGACCGTCCGTACGACGGCCGGCCCGGACCTTCCCGCCGATCTGGTCGTCGCCGCCGACGGCATCCACAGCCCGCTGCGCCGCGCGTACTTCCCCGCCCACCCCGGCCTGCACTACATCGGCGAGACGGCCTGGCGGACCATCGTGGATGCCCCGGACCTGCGGATACCGGCCATGAGTGAGACCTGGGGGCGGGGCGACCGGTTCGGCGTGACACCGCTCTCCGACGGCCGGTTGTACCTCTACGCCACCGCGATGGTCCCGGCCGGCACCCGGTCGGCCGACCCTCGCGCCGAACTCCTACGCCGCTTCGGCTCGTGGCACGACCCGATTCCGGCCCTGCTGGACCGTGTCGGCCGCCTCGACCTCGCCGATGTGCTCCGGAACGACCTCTACGACCTGGCTGCCCCGCTCCCACGCCTGCACCACGGCCGGATCGCCTGGCTCGGCGATGCCGCCCACGCCATGGCCCCCAACCTCGGCCAGGGCGGCTGCCAGGCCATCGAGGACGCGGTGATCCTCGCCCACCTGCTCCCCGCCGGAGACGGCGGAGGAAGCGACGGGGGCGACGGGGACAGCACAGACCTCGTGCCGGCCGCCCTCGACGCGTACACCGCCGCCCGCCGCGACCGCACCGACGCCGTGCGCGTCCGTGCCCGCCGGGTCGGCCGCCTGGGCGCCCTCCGCAACCCGCTCGCGGTGGCGGCGCGCGACCTCGCGGTCCGCGCCACACCCGCCCGCCTTGCCCTGCGCGGCATGGACGACCTCTTCAACGGCTTCCGGCTCCCCGGGTAG
- a CDS encoding GNAT family N-acetyltransferase yields MNEIQIVSGHGAWRGGFEERVLAGYRAAGCSEPLAQALLERALKGIDDWTVATDGTGWIAVEVAEDNGATVGRIHDLTVPQGREWAERWCAEHGAQRVEVRLSGAAGAFADYPVRGQIRMRAAAERPELPPGLTVRRLTEDEYPGWYAGEEAAYVADIVRAGALTPEQAKEKSDRDFARYLPQGYLTPGHAFYALEADGGVVGTGWVNHGFLPGATFGFSLEVYEEHRGKGYGRAAMAVGEWATRQGGDEAMMFNVFGGNEVAMSLYDSTGFAVLDEFRSIEL; encoded by the coding sequence ATGAACGAGATACAGATCGTGTCCGGCCACGGTGCCTGGCGAGGTGGGTTCGAGGAGCGGGTACTGGCCGGGTACCGGGCTGCGGGGTGCTCGGAACCACTGGCCCAGGCCCTGCTGGAGCGGGCGCTGAAGGGAATCGACGACTGGACGGTGGCCACGGACGGCACCGGGTGGATCGCGGTCGAGGTGGCGGAGGACAACGGGGCGACCGTGGGCCGGATCCACGACCTGACGGTTCCCCAGGGGCGCGAGTGGGCCGAGCGGTGGTGCGCCGAGCACGGCGCCCAGCGGGTGGAGGTCCGGCTCAGCGGCGCAGCGGGAGCGTTCGCCGACTACCCGGTACGGGGACAGATCCGGATGCGTGCCGCGGCCGAGCGGCCCGAGCTGCCGCCGGGCCTGACGGTTCGCCGGCTCACCGAGGATGAGTACCCGGGCTGGTATGCCGGTGAGGAGGCCGCGTACGTCGCGGACATCGTCCGGGCCGGAGCCCTGACCCCGGAGCAGGCCAAGGAGAAGTCCGACCGGGACTTCGCGCGCTACCTCCCGCAGGGATACCTGACCCCGGGGCACGCGTTCTACGCGCTGGAGGCCGACGGCGGGGTGGTCGGCACCGGCTGGGTGAACCACGGCTTCCTGCCGGGCGCGACCTTCGGCTTCTCGCTGGAGGTGTACGAGGAGCACCGCGGCAAGGGCTACGGCCGCGCCGCGATGGCCGTCGGCGAGTGGGCCACCCGGCAGGGCGGCGACGAGGCGATGATGTTCAACGTCTTCGGCGGCAACGAGGTCGCGATGAGCCTGTACGACAGCACCGGCTTCGCCGTGCTGGACGAGTTCCGCTCGATCGAGCTCTAG
- the polX gene encoding DNA polymerase/3'-5' exonuclease PolX, whose translation MTRVNDKVEALLQEYADLIAISGGDAFKARAYEKAARSIGGSPLDVAKLDAKGLKEIPNVGASIAEKVLDYLRTGRVPAIDEVRAAVPAGVRELTRIPGLGPKRAMLLHERLGVSTVDQLLDAIHAERLRDLRGFGEKSEENILAGISLMQKAGSRILIGAATEIAEQITGELSSVPGVVRCAYAGSLRRMRETIGDIDVLVASERPVPVMEALVRLPGTAEVLAHGAKKTSVRTTSGLQVDLRVLPPESWGAGMQYFTGSKAHNVRTRELAVRHGLKLSEYGLFDADSGERLASGTEEEIYARLGLPWIAPTLREDRGEVAAGLRDELPVVLEEGDLRGDLHTHTDLTDGLAPLEEMVAAAAARGYAYYAVTDHAPNLFMQRMTDEKVLAQREQVRALEGAHHGMRLLHGTELNIGPDGELDWPDAFLAGFDLCVASVHSHFGLDPRAQTRRLVRACENPYVQVIGHPTTRRIGRRPGIEADFDEVFRACARTGTALEVNSHPERLDLCDEDILRAKRFGVRFAVDSDAHSPTHLPYVRYGVGTAQRGWLTKDDVINAWPLARLRRFLRP comes from the coding sequence ATGACCCGGGTCAACGACAAGGTCGAGGCGTTGCTCCAGGAGTACGCCGACCTGATCGCGATCAGCGGCGGGGACGCCTTCAAGGCGCGCGCCTACGAGAAGGCCGCCCGTTCCATCGGGGGCAGTCCACTGGATGTCGCGAAACTCGACGCGAAGGGGCTCAAGGAGATCCCGAACGTCGGCGCGTCGATCGCCGAGAAGGTACTGGACTACCTTCGCACCGGCCGCGTCCCGGCCATCGACGAGGTCAGGGCGGCCGTCCCGGCGGGGGTGCGGGAGCTGACCCGGATCCCGGGGCTCGGCCCGAAGCGCGCCATGCTGCTCCACGAGCGGCTCGGGGTTTCCACGGTGGACCAGCTGCTCGACGCGATCCACGCGGAGCGGCTGCGCGACCTGCGGGGCTTCGGGGAGAAGAGCGAGGAGAACATACTCGCCGGCATCTCGCTGATGCAGAAGGCGGGCAGCCGCATCCTCATCGGCGCCGCGACCGAGATCGCCGAGCAGATCACCGGTGAGCTCTCGTCGGTGCCGGGCGTCGTACGGTGCGCGTACGCCGGGTCGCTGCGGCGGATGCGCGAAACCATCGGCGACATCGACGTGCTGGTGGCGTCGGAGCGGCCCGTCCCGGTGATGGAAGCCCTCGTGCGGCTGCCCGGTACGGCGGAGGTCCTGGCGCACGGCGCGAAGAAGACCTCCGTCCGCACGACGAGCGGACTCCAGGTGGACCTGCGGGTGCTGCCGCCCGAATCCTGGGGAGCGGGCATGCAGTACTTCACAGGGTCGAAGGCGCACAACGTACGCACCCGGGAGCTGGCCGTACGGCACGGGCTCAAGCTCTCCGAGTACGGGCTCTTCGACGCCGACAGCGGTGAACGGCTGGCCTCCGGGACGGAGGAGGAGATCTACGCCCGGCTCGGCCTGCCGTGGATCGCGCCGACGCTGCGCGAGGACCGCGGGGAGGTCGCGGCCGGGCTGCGCGACGAGCTGCCCGTAGTACTGGAGGAGGGCGACCTGCGGGGTGACCTGCACACGCACACCGACCTCACCGACGGGCTGGCACCGCTCGAGGAGATGGTGGCGGCCGCGGCCGCGCGTGGATACGCGTACTACGCCGTCACCGACCACGCCCCGAACCTCTTCATGCAGCGGATGACCGACGAGAAGGTCCTCGCCCAGCGGGAGCAGGTGCGCGCGCTGGAAGGGGCGCACCACGGGATGCGGTTGCTGCACGGCACGGAGCTCAACATCGGGCCCGACGGGGAGCTGGACTGGCCCGATGCGTTCCTGGCCGGGTTCGACCTGTGCGTGGCCTCGGTGCATTCGCATTTCGGGCTGGACCCCCGCGCGCAGACCCGTCGCCTGGTGCGGGCCTGCGAGAACCCGTACGTGCAGGTCATCGGGCACCCCACCACGCGCCGGATCGGCCGCAGGCCGGGCATCGAGGCCGACTTCGACGAGGTGTTCCGGGCCTGCGCGCGGACCGGCACCGCCCTGGAGGTCAACTCGCACCCGGAGCGGCTCGATCTGTGCGACGAGGACATCCTGCGGGCCAAGCGCTTCGGGGTGCGTTTCGCGGTGGACTCCGACGCGCACTCCCCCACCCACCTGCCGTACGTGCGCTACGGGGTGGGCACCGCCCAGCGGGGCTGGCTGACGAAGGACGACGTCATCAACGCGTGGCCGCTGGCCCGGCTGCGCCGGTTCCTGCGCCCCTGA
- a CDS encoding VOC family protein: MEQRISLVTLGVADLTRAKGFYSALDWRGTEVEETVFHQAGGLALVLWDRRKLAADCGLADAPATGFGGIALAHNVRTDAEVDALLDAAARAGGTVTRPAAVNAIGFYSGVFTDPDGHAWEIAHNPGFTLAEDGSLILPDFGR; the protein is encoded by the coding sequence ATGGAACAGCGGATCAGTTTGGTCACCCTGGGCGTCGCGGACCTCACCCGCGCCAAGGGCTTCTACTCGGCGCTGGACTGGCGCGGCACCGAAGTCGAAGAGACGGTCTTCCACCAGGCGGGCGGTCTGGCCCTGGTTCTCTGGGACCGCCGGAAACTGGCTGCCGACTGCGGTCTCGCCGACGCCCCGGCGACCGGCTTCGGCGGCATCGCCCTGGCTCACAACGTGCGTACGGACGCCGAGGTCGACGCCCTCCTCGACGCCGCCGCCCGGGCCGGCGGCACCGTCACCCGGCCCGCCGCCGTCAACGCGATCGGTTTCTACTCGGGTGTCTTCACCGACCCCGACGGCCACGCCTGGGAGATCGCCCACAACCCCGGCTTCACCCTGGCCGAGGACGGCTCCCTGATCCTGCCCGACTTCGGCCGCTAG
- a CDS encoding alpha/beta fold hydrolase — translation MPGPCPKTSEPVAALDDARCGFLEVPENRARPAGRTIRLAVAAIPGTSAKPAEDPVVFMAGGPGGDAFGDIPLLVDAGLNHDRELIIMAQRGNLHSQPNLACPEIDRSSAQAVGLRYDDPSAQRILLRATKECRDRLTADGTDLSAYNTAENAADFADLRTALGIGGWNVYAYSYGTDLALTYLRQHPQGIRSMALDSVTPPQNVSLPWTWISAREGIGTILRACQAQPGCKSRYPEVARTLTEQVRRLEARPLTINAAPPRGGKPVKVVLDGGALVNLLVGNAVPAADVPAALDELARGHPERFARARAAGANPVVGETAFGLTESVACSEWVPGHGKSDLLEAGRMAFPGWPDTVLAQAPQLPFQHEVCRVWNVPDRTATQRVAAVSSVPTLIVSGTFDGKTGASWGTRTARDLSRSTVVQIPGTGHFVVPQSPCAQRVLASFLARPTAPDTSCAADVKPKPFTIVPK, via the coding sequence GTGCCCGGTCCCTGCCCCAAGACGTCCGAGCCGGTCGCCGCACTGGACGACGCACGGTGCGGCTTCCTGGAGGTCCCCGAGAACCGCGCTCGCCCAGCCGGACGCACCATCCGGCTGGCCGTCGCGGCCATTCCCGGCACGTCGGCGAAACCGGCCGAGGACCCGGTCGTGTTCATGGCAGGCGGTCCCGGAGGCGACGCGTTCGGCGACATCCCCTTGCTCGTCGACGCCGGTCTGAACCACGACCGCGAGCTGATCATCATGGCCCAGCGCGGGAACCTCCACTCACAGCCGAACCTCGCCTGCCCGGAGATCGACCGGTCCTCCGCGCAGGCTGTCGGCCTCCGCTACGACGATCCGTCCGCGCAGCGGATCCTGCTGCGCGCGACGAAGGAGTGCCGGGACCGCCTCACGGCCGACGGCACCGACCTGAGCGCCTACAACACCGCCGAGAACGCCGCGGACTTCGCCGACCTGCGCACCGCGCTCGGTATCGGCGGGTGGAACGTCTATGCGTACTCCTACGGCACCGACCTCGCCCTCACCTACCTGCGTCAGCACCCTCAGGGAATCCGTTCGATGGCACTCGACTCGGTCACGCCACCGCAGAACGTGAGCCTGCCGTGGACGTGGATCAGCGCCCGGGAAGGCATCGGCACCATCCTGCGGGCGTGCCAGGCACAGCCCGGCTGCAAGAGCCGCTATCCCGAAGTCGCCCGTACGCTCACGGAGCAGGTGCGCCGACTGGAGGCGCGGCCCCTGACGATCAACGCCGCTCCACCGCGTGGCGGGAAGCCGGTGAAGGTCGTCCTCGACGGCGGGGCGCTGGTGAACCTGCTGGTCGGCAACGCCGTCCCGGCCGCCGACGTCCCGGCGGCCCTCGACGAGCTCGCCCGCGGACATCCGGAGCGCTTCGCGCGGGCACGCGCCGCCGGGGCGAACCCCGTCGTCGGCGAGACCGCGTTCGGCCTGACGGAGTCGGTGGCATGCAGCGAATGGGTGCCGGGGCACGGGAAGTCCGACCTGTTGGAGGCCGGCCGCATGGCCTTCCCCGGCTGGCCGGACACGGTCCTCGCACAGGCACCGCAGCTCCCCTTCCAGCACGAGGTGTGCCGTGTCTGGAACGTTCCCGACCGGACCGCCACCCAACGGGTGGCGGCCGTCAGCTCGGTGCCGACGCTCATCGTCTCGGGGACCTTCGACGGGAAGACCGGGGCGAGTTGGGGGACCCGTACGGCGCGTGACCTGTCCCGCTCGACCGTCGTGCAGATCCCCGGGACCGGTCACTTCGTCGTTCCCCAGTCGCCGTGCGCGCAACGCGTGCTGGCCTCGTTCCTCGCCCGTCCCACCGCGCCCGACACCAGCTGCGCGGCCGACGTCAAGCCGAAGCCGTTCACGATCGTCCCGAAGTGA
- a CDS encoding YbaK/EbsC family protein → MRAPIGPFDNAVPAPDCLAELTPPVARAVAGWRGDVPAGQILYVDTDPAIADTAAFVAHFGQELMDQSANCVVVAAKRGGQTTLAACLVPSAGRVDVNGAVRRHLGARKASFAPIEAAVELTGMEYGGITPLGLPDDWPLLVDAAVRDMPYVLIGSGRRRGKLIAPGKLLTEIPGVELIEGLAL, encoded by the coding sequence ATGCGCGCTCCCATCGGGCCATTCGACAACGCCGTACCCGCCCCCGACTGTCTCGCCGAGCTCACCCCACCCGTGGCGCGAGCGGTCGCCGGCTGGCGGGGAGACGTACCCGCCGGGCAGATCCTCTACGTCGACACCGACCCGGCCATCGCCGACACCGCCGCCTTCGTGGCGCACTTCGGGCAGGAGCTGATGGATCAGTCCGCGAACTGCGTGGTGGTGGCCGCCAAGCGCGGTGGCCAGACCACCCTCGCGGCCTGCCTCGTGCCCTCCGCGGGCCGGGTCGACGTGAACGGCGCCGTCCGGCGTCACCTGGGGGCGCGCAAGGCATCCTTCGCCCCGATCGAGGCGGCCGTGGAGCTGACGGGCATGGAGTACGGCGGCATCACCCCGCTGGGGCTGCCCGACGACTGGCCGCTGCTCGTGGACGCGGCAGTCCGTGACATGCCGTACGTACTGATCGGCAGCGGGCGCCGCCGCGGGAAGCTCATCGCGCCCGGGAAGCTGCTCACGGAGATCCCCGGCGTCGAACTGATCGAAGGCCTCGCCCTCTGA